One Pseudomonadota bacterium genomic region harbors:
- a CDS encoding radical SAM protein, producing MKSSAAFPSYIGLMKSGELARRAGRAWAAMRSCRLCPRDCGADRIAGELGYCRIGKRAGVASANLHHGEEPPISGTRGSGTIFFTGCNMSCRFCQNWPISHLRHGETVTAARLGRMMLGLQRMGAHNINLVTPSHVVPQFLAGLAVAAKEGLSLPIVYNSNGYEGMDALALLDGVIDIYMPDMKYSTRESAGRCSLAADYWEHARPAVKEMYRQVGALRMDGDGIGVRGLLIRHLVLPGGLAGSEKVFEFIAKELSTDVPVNLMSQYFPAHDAVEDPLLGRRITRDEFKEAEAALLRHGLTEGWIQRIED from the coding sequence ATGAAAAGCTCCGCGGCCTTCCCCTCATACATCGGCCTCATGAAGAGCGGCGAGCTGGCGCGCAGGGCGGGCCGCGCCTGGGCAGCCATGCGCTCCTGCCGCCTCTGCCCGCGCGACTGCGGTGCGGACCGCATCGCAGGAGAGCTCGGCTATTGCCGAATCGGCAAGAGGGCGGGGGTGGCGAGCGCGAACCTCCACCACGGCGAGGAGCCGCCCATATCGGGCACGCGCGGATCAGGCACGATCTTCTTCACAGGGTGCAACATGAGCTGCCGCTTCTGCCAGAACTGGCCGATCAGCCACCTGAGACACGGCGAGACGGTGACGGCGGCAAGGCTCGGCCGGATGATGCTGGGCCTGCAGAGGATGGGCGCGCACAACATAAACCTCGTCACCCCTTCGCACGTCGTGCCGCAGTTTCTCGCGGGGCTCGCGGTAGCGGCGAAGGAGGGGCTCTCGCTGCCGATCGTCTACAACTCGAACGGCTACGAGGGCATGGATGCGCTCGCGCTCCTGGATGGCGTGATCGACATCTACATGCCGGACATGAAGTACTCGACGCGCGAGTCGGCGGGGCGCTGCTCGCTGGCAGCAGATTACTGGGAGCACGCCCGGCCCGCAGTCAAGGAGATGTACCGACAGGTGGGCGCGCTCAGGATGGACGGAGACGGCATCGGCGTGCGCGGCCTTTTGATCCGGCATCTCGTGTTGCCGGGCGGCCTCGCGGGATCGGAGAAGGTCTTCGAGTTCATAGCGAAGGAGCTCTCGACCGACGTGCCGGTCAACCTCATGAGCCAGTACTTTCCCGCGCACGACGCGGTGGAGGACCCGCTGCTGGGGAGAAGGATCACCCGCGACGAGTTCAAGGAGGCCGAGGCGGCACTTCTTCGCCACGGCCTCACAGAGGGGTGGATTCAGAGGATCGAGGACTAA
- a CDS encoding oligopeptide transporter, OPT family — translation MEHHGKSGLPDNAYTELKKGEAYTPIVPADSSVKEITFRSVFTGIIMAILFSGAAAFLGLKIAQVFEAAIPIAILAVGLGTLFRRRSTILENVVIQSIGAASGLIVAGAIFTLPALYILGLDAHVDLFQLFMAATLGGVLGVLFLVPLRRYFVSDMHGKLPFPEATATTEVLVAGAKGGRQAKVLAVAAIIGGIYDFVSIAMRGWAEEFTTGMVQLFAPLTDKVKAVMSINTGAAVLGLGYIVGLRYAMIIACGSFLSWFVMIPMVNYLGGFMQVAMPPADPDTLIASMSAHQIFSTYVRYIGIGAIFAAGLIGIVKASPIILQAFTKGFREIFASRKRHEGETGVERTQRDIPMAAVIVGMLLVVVVSFVFFRYSVLVGQVSPLKISLIAIAVVFVISFLFTTVAARAIAIVGINPVSGMTLITLILSCLILVAVGLSGPKGMMAALVIGGMVCTALAMSGGLITDLKVGYWIGSTPSRQQWCKILGTVFAAATVAGVIVMLNKVYGFVPTIEHPKPLPAPQANAMAAVIKGIMAAKSAPWLLYGVGAVIAVLMEMLGIAPLAFALGMYIPLSLNTPILVGALVAHYVQRSAGKDEALGRARRERGTLIASGFIAGGALMGVLGAVLKYIESETGVTILPDLANDGAFGNWLGLAMLAALCVYVYVDSKRAKKEA, via the coding sequence ATGGAACACCACGGGAAGTCCGGCCTTCCGGACAACGCCTATACGGAGCTCAAGAAAGGCGAGGCCTACACCCCGATCGTGCCGGCAGATTCTTCGGTCAAAGAGATAACCTTCAGGTCGGTGTTCACGGGGATCATCATGGCGATCCTGTTCTCCGGGGCCGCCGCGTTCCTCGGCCTCAAGATCGCGCAGGTCTTCGAGGCCGCGATCCCGATCGCGATACTGGCGGTGGGGCTCGGCACCCTCTTCCGCCGCAGGTCCACCATACTGGAGAACGTCGTCATCCAGTCGATCGGCGCGGCTTCCGGGCTGATCGTGGCCGGCGCCATCTTCACCCTGCCCGCCCTCTACATCCTCGGGCTCGACGCGCACGTCGACCTCTTCCAGCTCTTCATGGCCGCGACCCTGGGCGGAGTCCTCGGCGTCCTGTTCCTCGTGCCGCTGCGCCGCTACTTCGTCTCCGACATGCACGGCAAGCTCCCGTTCCCGGAGGCCACCGCCACGACCGAGGTCCTGGTCGCCGGAGCCAAGGGCGGCAGGCAGGCCAAGGTGCTGGCGGTCGCCGCGATCATCGGAGGGATCTACGACTTCGTCTCGATAGCCATGCGAGGCTGGGCCGAGGAGTTCACGACGGGCATGGTCCAGCTCTTCGCGCCGCTGACCGACAAGGTCAAGGCGGTCATGTCGATCAACACCGGCGCCGCGGTTCTGGGGCTGGGATACATCGTGGGGCTACGCTACGCGATGATCATCGCGTGCGGGTCGTTCCTCTCGTGGTTCGTCATGATCCCGATGGTCAACTACCTGGGCGGATTCATGCAGGTCGCGATGCCGCCCGCAGACCCCGACACCCTGATCGCCTCGATGAGCGCGCACCAGATATTCTCGACCTATGTTCGCTACATCGGCATCGGGGCGATATTCGCCGCCGGCCTCATCGGAATCGTCAAGGCGAGCCCCATCATCCTTCAGGCGTTCACCAAGGGGTTCAGGGAGATATTCGCTTCGCGCAAAAGGCACGAGGGCGAGACCGGGGTGGAGCGCACCCAGCGCGACATCCCCATGGCCGCGGTCATCGTGGGCATGCTGCTCGTCGTAGTCGTGAGCTTCGTGTTCTTCAGGTACTCGGTGCTGGTGGGCCAGGTCTCGCCGCTCAAGATCAGCCTCATAGCGATAGCGGTGGTCTTCGTGATCTCGTTCCTCTTCACGACGGTGGCCGCCCGCGCGATCGCGATAGTGGGAATCAACCCTGTCTCCGGAATGACGCTGATAACGCTGATCCTCTCGTGCCTCATACTGGTCGCGGTCGGCCTCTCGGGGCCGAAGGGCATGATGGCCGCGCTGGTGATCGGCGGCATGGTCTGCACGGCCCTGGCGATGTCAGGCGGGCTCATCACCGACCTCAAGGTCGGCTACTGGATCGGCTCCACCCCGTCGCGCCAGCAGTGGTGCAAGATACTCGGGACGGTCTTCGCCGCGGCCACGGTCGCCGGCGTGATCGTCATGCTCAACAAGGTCTACGGCTTCGTGCCGACGATCGAGCATCCGAAGCCGCTGCCGGCCCCGCAGGCCAACGCGATGGCGGCGGTGATCAAGGGCATCATGGCAGCCAAGAGCGCGCCGTGGCTCCTCTATGGCGTGGGCGCGGTGATCGCCGTCCTCATGGAGATGCTGGGGATCGCGCCGCTGGCGTTCGCGCTCGGCATGTACATACCCCTTTCGCTCAACACCCCGATACTCGTCGGCGCCCTGGTCGCCCACTACGTGCAGAGGAGCGCCGGCAAGGACGAGGCGCTCGGAAGGGCCCGCCGCGAGCGCGGGACGCTGATCGCATCCGGATTCATAGCGGGCGGCGCCCTCATGGGCGTGCTCGGCGCGGTGCTGAAGTACATCGAGTCGGAGACCGGCGTAACGATCCTGCCCGACCTCGCGAACGATGGCGCGTTCGGGAACTGGCTGGGGCTTGCGATGCTCGCCGCCCTGTGCGTCTACGTGTACGTGGATTCGAAGCGGGCGAAGAAAGAGGCTTGA
- a CDS encoding DUF1343 domain-containing protein: MLLGIEALIKDRPELIEGKRAGLLAHAASVDAAGRHTLDRLANDGGATIAALFGPEHGFATKAEDMEAVESHAYAASNVPVHSLYGKDLDSLKPTPEMLKGIDALIVDLQDIGSRYYTYIWTTALCMEACAEAKKPIVVCDRPNPIGGELVEGPGIDEGYQSFVGLFPIPVRHGMTIGEIVQLMNDQGGMGCDLSVVPMQGWRRDMRWAEAGLPWVNPSPNMRSYTAALLYPGMCLVEATNISEGRGTDTPFEVAGAPYMDTDELMEAFNALSLPGVSAAPTSFIPTRQKWANRLCHGVRFVVSDEKGFRPYLAGLAFIWLCHRLYRGKGFEWRNDPYEFVTNRPAIDLLTGSSAFREAIDGLSLDTIEVLAKTPYELIEMRRSALLY, translated from the coding sequence ATGCTTTTGGGGATAGAGGCGCTCATCAAGGACAGGCCGGAGCTGATCGAGGGCAAGAGGGCGGGGCTGCTCGCGCACGCGGCGAGCGTGGATGCGGCCGGCCGTCATACCCTGGACCGGCTCGCTAACGACGGCGGGGCGACGATCGCCGCGCTCTTCGGACCGGAGCACGGCTTCGCCACAAAGGCGGAGGACATGGAGGCGGTCGAGAGCCATGCCTATGCGGCGAGCAACGTGCCGGTCCACAGCCTCTACGGCAAGGACCTCGACTCGCTCAAGCCCACGCCCGAAATGCTGAAGGGGATAGACGCGCTCATCGTTGACCTTCAGGACATAGGCAGCCGCTACTATACATATATATGGACCACGGCGCTGTGCATGGAGGCATGCGCTGAGGCGAAAAAGCCGATCGTCGTGTGCGACAGGCCGAATCCCATCGGCGGGGAGCTGGTGGAGGGGCCAGGTATTGATGAAGGATATCAGTCCTTTGTAGGTCTCTTCCCCATACCGGTCCGCCACGGAATGACCATCGGCGAGATCGTTCAGCTCATGAACGATCAGGGGGGCATGGGCTGCGATCTTTCTGTCGTGCCGATGCAGGGCTGGCGACGCGATATGAGATGGGCGGAAGCGGGCCTCCCCTGGGTCAACCCATCCCCCAACATGCGCTCATACACCGCCGCGCTCCTCTATCCGGGCATGTGCCTCGTCGAGGCGACGAACATCTCCGAGGGCCGCGGCACCGACACGCCGTTCGAGGTGGCGGGCGCCCCGTACATGGACACGGACGAGCTGATGGAGGCGTTCAACGCGCTCTCGCTGCCGGGCGTGAGCGCAGCGCCCACCTCGTTCATCCCCACGAGGCAGAAGTGGGCGAACAGGCTCTGCCACGGGGTGCGCTTCGTGGTGTCGGACGAAAAGGGGTTCAGGCCGTATCTCGCCGGGCTCGCATTCATCTGGCTGTGCCACCGCCTCTACAGAGGCAAAGGCTTCGAATGGAGGAACGATCCCTACGAATTCGTGACGAACCGGCCCGCGATCGATCTGCTCACCGGCTCCTCCGCGTTCCGCGAGGCGATCGACGGGCTCAGCCTCGACACGATCGAGGTGCTGGCAAAGACCCCTTACGAACTGATCGAGATGCGCAGATCGGCGCTCCTCTACTGA